One genomic segment of Sanyastnella coralliicola includes these proteins:
- a CDS encoding RNA polymerase sigma factor, with protein MLKAEITTFPAVSSSEEQIISLLVTDRKKAIRLIYDHYGDTLYGVVCTMTGDDEAAKDILQESLLKVWQRALDYDKDKARLFTWLLRITRNAAIDRMRADGRRQDHMIQKQLEDVYKVERPVNPDHLDIAQHVSQLDERYGKVIHALFFLGLTQEEASKALDLPLGTIKSRLRIGLRELRKVYGDPLILWILLTLWNK; from the coding sequence ATGTTAAAAGCTGAAATCACTACCTTCCCGGCCGTGAGTTCGAGTGAAGAACAAATCATTAGCCTACTGGTCACTGACCGGAAGAAAGCGATTCGCCTGATCTATGATCATTATGGTGATACGTTGTATGGGGTGGTGTGCACAATGACTGGCGACGACGAAGCCGCCAAAGACATTCTTCAGGAGAGCCTCTTAAAGGTCTGGCAACGCGCCTTGGATTACGATAAAGACAAGGCACGTCTATTCACATGGCTTCTCCGCATTACACGCAATGCAGCCATCGATCGCATGCGTGCTGATGGAAGACGCCAAGATCATATGATCCAAAAGCAGCTGGAAGACGTATATAAGGTAGAGCGGCCGGTCAACCCGGATCATTTAGACATCGCACAACATGTTTCACAGCTTGATGAACGCTATGGCAAAGTGATTCATGCGCTCTTTTTCCTTGGTTTGACGCAAGAAGAGGCGAGCAAGGCACTTGACCTTCCTCTTGGTACCATCAAATCAAGGTTGCGCATCGGCTTGCGAGAATTGCGAAAAGTATATGGTGACCCGTTGATACTCTGGATCCTCCTCACACTTTGGAACAAATGA
- a CDS encoding anti-sigma factor — MTHEEIIAFIDSGELEAYALQGREHANAERVETLITTVPQIEEAWMIVQQDLQFVSEKTKRPAPVAVLHNVMADIDVQSRQAAEMPAPAKRSLNWSRVAAAAAIVIIGSFAAWNMYKVGQLEQQLAEVNKRNTELAEAMQRFRASEEQLMAERALITDPNTQKLILSGLAKAPELKVVAYWNDSDQRAFLQPENLPALDNGQCFQMWADVEGEMVSVGVLAQSDAPVEVGFLANAESLNITIEKAGGSDHATVENLVASVVL; from the coding sequence ATGACGCACGAAGAGATCATAGCATTTATTGACTCGGGTGAGCTTGAAGCTTATGCGTTGCAAGGTCGTGAACACGCTAACGCGGAACGGGTAGAAACCCTTATTACAACGGTCCCTCAGATTGAAGAAGCATGGATGATCGTTCAACAAGACCTTCAATTTGTTTCCGAGAAGACGAAAAGACCAGCACCGGTGGCCGTATTGCACAACGTGATGGCCGACATCGATGTACAAAGCCGACAGGCAGCTGAGATGCCTGCGCCTGCGAAGCGAAGCCTGAATTGGTCGCGTGTTGCAGCAGCGGCGGCCATTGTTATTATTGGTTCTTTCGCCGCCTGGAATATGTATAAAGTCGGACAATTAGAGCAGCAATTGGCTGAGGTCAATAAGCGCAACACTGAGCTGGCTGAAGCTATGCAACGATTCCGCGCTAGCGAAGAACAATTGATGGCAGAACGCGCCTTGATTACTGACCCAAATACGCAGAAGTTGATTCTAAGTGGACTTGCAAAAGCTCCAGAACTCAAGGTAGTGGCGTATTGGAACGATAGTGATCAAAGAGCTTTCTTGCAGCCTGAGAACCTACCTGCGCTAGACAACGGACAATGCTTCCAGATGTGGGCAGACGTTGAGGGTGAAATGGTGAGTGTGGGCGTTCTAGCTCAAAGCGATGCGCCGGTTGAAGTGGGCTTTTTGGCGAATGCCGAAAGCTTGAACATTACCATTGAAAAGGCTGGGGGTAGCGATCATGCTACAGTAGAAAACTTGGTGGCTTCTGTAGTGCTTTAA
- a CDS encoding CotH kinase family protein — protein MKRILLHIAIFFAPVSALAQFVVLNEYGVENDRITWVELYNPLEEEASLNGWSIAIGDSLIHSLASVTVEAESYAVVNLQGSNFELRKDLYSFAIESEQEIVVYNNNGQPMTALDLVCVPEGYSFGANSGWPQQIHFATKTPGTENTDAIDLSRQYLSFEGPEHISNESNFVIAEGASIDHLIRYDMAGNLVHKGSAMWPNEGMTLDASNINNTELSLIPASGIYLPPVGEQDQAHTITIQSYHNGCPTSTSERKTFLVELGDENPYDLPVVAITTEDDNLFGDSGIYGYGETGNNFAFRGRKWEREATIQYFNEDGEELLHQNVGLRIRGNSSRFSPQKSFKIYARNSYGEGWLDNVFFPESGVEELKRFNLRTPHNDFIRSLTTDHISMNAVGDLNIDAPDSKQVIVFLNGEFWGLYALQEAMDDYFPESHYGVNDNDVSLIEDEDYGERYASILQYAKDKDLTIPENYEYLTSHFDMPSLIDYYAAQIIVANWDWPYKNVKMWYEEDLGKIRYYFFDCDACLNEVNHSTLEQFYPEINTSSSRVIFSRLLQVQEFRQQFGARLISILNNQMSVENLLELTRQEKLRIEPIVSRQISRWRYPQSYSIWEASTESIEYFLIERQLEMIHIIEQMMNEDLMVYPNPAAPNSILNVKSYGMLSEQFDYEITDLSGRIVQQGSGYNEQLDIRGLSTGLFVLRVQKDGYLLSSRFVVR, from the coding sequence ATGAAACGCATCCTCCTCCATATCGCCATTTTCTTTGCTCCCGTTTCCGCGCTAGCGCAATTCGTGGTATTGAATGAATATGGAGTAGAAAACGATCGCATCACTTGGGTAGAACTCTACAACCCGCTTGAAGAAGAGGCGTCATTGAACGGCTGGAGCATTGCCATTGGCGATAGCTTGATTCATTCATTGGCGAGCGTCACTGTTGAAGCAGAATCATACGCCGTTGTCAACCTTCAGGGCTCCAACTTCGAGCTCCGCAAAGACCTCTACTCTTTTGCGATTGAAAGCGAACAAGAAATTGTGGTGTACAATAATAACGGTCAGCCGATGACCGCATTAGACCTGGTGTGTGTGCCGGAAGGATACAGTTTCGGTGCGAATTCAGGTTGGCCGCAGCAGATTCACTTCGCCACAAAAACTCCAGGCACCGAGAACACGGATGCAATTGATCTTTCGCGCCAATACCTTTCGTTTGAAGGACCAGAGCACATCTCAAATGAATCAAACTTTGTGATTGCTGAAGGGGCTTCCATTGACCACTTAATCCGCTATGATATGGCGGGTAATTTGGTCCACAAGGGAAGCGCAATGTGGCCCAATGAAGGAATGACTCTTGATGCGTCGAACATCAACAACACAGAGCTTTCGCTGATTCCGGCCAGTGGTATTTACCTACCTCCTGTTGGAGAACAAGATCAAGCACATACGATTACCATCCAGAGTTATCACAACGGATGTCCGACATCAACGTCGGAACGCAAGACTTTCTTGGTCGAACTCGGCGACGAAAACCCATACGACTTACCTGTTGTGGCCATCACAACCGAAGATGACAACCTCTTTGGTGACTCCGGAATTTACGGTTACGGCGAGACGGGAAATAACTTTGCCTTCCGAGGAAGAAAATGGGAACGCGAAGCTACTATTCAATACTTTAACGAAGACGGAGAAGAATTACTACATCAAAACGTAGGACTGCGTATTCGCGGAAACTCTTCTCGTTTCTCTCCACAAAAGTCATTCAAAATCTACGCACGCAACAGCTACGGAGAAGGATGGCTTGACAATGTGTTCTTCCCTGAATCTGGGGTAGAAGAATTGAAACGTTTCAACCTACGAACGCCGCACAACGACTTCATTCGAAGCTTGACCACCGATCATATTTCTATGAACGCCGTAGGTGACCTCAACATCGATGCTCCTGATTCTAAGCAAGTGATCGTATTCCTGAACGGTGAATTCTGGGGGCTTTACGCTCTACAAGAGGCCATGGATGATTACTTCCCGGAAAGCCACTATGGCGTGAACGATAACGATGTGAGCTTGATTGAGGACGAAGATTATGGAGAGCGCTATGCATCAATATTGCAATACGCCAAAGACAAAGACCTCACCATCCCTGAAAATTACGAGTACCTCACTTCGCATTTCGACATGCCGTCGCTAATTGATTATTACGCGGCGCAAATCATTGTAGCCAACTGGGATTGGCCTTACAAAAATGTCAAGATGTGGTACGAAGAGGATCTTGGGAAAATCCGCTACTACTTCTTTGACTGCGATGCCTGTTTGAACGAAGTCAATCACTCCACGCTCGAGCAATTCTATCCAGAAATCAACACCAGTTCTTCACGGGTGATCTTCTCTCGACTGTTGCAAGTGCAAGAGTTCAGGCAGCAATTCGGCGCACGCCTCATTTCCATCTTGAACAATCAAATGTCTGTGGAGAACCTATTAGAGCTCACGCGTCAAGAAAAGTTGCGTATTGAGCCCATCGTTTCAAGACAGATCAGTCGTTGGCGATACCCACAGAGCTACAGTATTTGGGAAGCTTCTACAGAAAGCATTGAGTACTTCTTGATTGAACGTCAACTAGAGATGATTCACATTATCGAGCAAATGATGAACGAAGACCTCATGGTGTATCCAAACCCTGCGGCTCCGAACTCAATCCTCAATGTCAAGAGCTACGGCATGCTTTCAGAGCAGTTTGACTACGAGATCACCGATCTTTCAGGACGAATCGTTCAGCAGGGATCAGGCTACAATGAGCAGCTCGATATTCGAGGATTATCTACCGGATTGTTTGTCTTACGCGTTCAGAAAGACGGCTATCTGCTGTCTTCGCGATTTGTCGTGCGTTAA
- a CDS encoding fasciclin domain-containing protein: protein MKIKFILALLVASLIGFTSFAQCGNKSNNHHAQQTSNNWHHQKDIVDIAVGDDDFSTLVAALKTAGLVGTLQSDGPFTVFAPVNAAFAKLPEGTVESLLQPENRQTLTKVLTYHVVAGKFNAADVVAAIKNSGGEFKIETVSGDILTASLSGGTVLLTDEKGNVVAVTQTDVSASNGVIHVIDSVVLPS, encoded by the coding sequence ATGAAGATTAAGTTCATTTTAGCGTTGCTTGTAGCATCACTTATCGGGTTTACGAGCTTCGCACAATGCGGCAACAAGAGCAACAATCATCACGCTCAACAAACCAGTAACAACTGGCATCACCAAAAAGACATTGTCGATATCGCGGTTGGAGACGACGACTTCAGCACACTTGTTGCTGCACTGAAAACAGCCGGACTTGTTGGCACACTTCAAAGCGATGGTCCGTTCACTGTATTTGCTCCTGTGAATGCCGCTTTCGCCAAGCTTCCTGAGGGAACGGTAGAAAGCCTGCTTCAACCAGAAAACCGTCAGACACTCACTAAGGTGTTGACTTACCACGTAGTGGCTGGGAAATTCAACGCTGCTGATGTAGTAGCTGCGATCAAGAACTCTGGAGGCGAGTTCAAGATCGAAACTGTGAGTGGAGACATTCTGACTGCCAGCTTAAGCGGTGGTACAGTATTGCTCACTGACGAAAAAGGAAACGTGGTCGCTGTGACCCAAACGGATGTGAGTGCTTCGAATGGAGTGATCCATGTGATTGACTCTGTGGTTTTGCCTAGCTAG
- a CDS encoding T9SS-dependent M36 family metallopeptidase, translating to MRFKLTVVLAALLVSVGMLAQNSEGKIKDEILRNGSKERLTEQDIRSSVLLRSIENKVGYTYHYMQQHVDGIPVHNAIMNVVLTPEGVLRSVNDTYVAGIDRSIGVRAPGMTPEAALNAAANHLKAGTASPSIVESPQGAEQKGKFTAAGVSLEEIPFQLVYTPIENGQVILSWEFVIRTLDHQHWWQIRVNASNGDFLSKNDWITTCGFGDEVHSHNAECAKVEGRNPLLTPASPALPLANSYRVYEEPKESPYDGDRTLVASPWNANLTASPFGWHDTDGASGAEFTITRGNNVWAQEDRNGDNGTGFSPDGGASLDFDYALDLTQAPVTYQEAAITNLFYWNNLAHDVLYNYGFDEASGNFQVNNYGNPGLGNDEVLADAQDGSGVNNANFGTPPDGQQPRMQMFEWDVAPAPTFTANGTAYNAITAAFGAQTGSWSGELALADDGTGAPTEACSALINGGDVSGKFALIDRGSCNFTQKVLNAQNAGAIGVVVVQNTGDAPFSMGGADATITIPAVMVSLADGNAIKAALTSGTVNIVLDLPSAVNRDSDLDNGVIAHEYGHGVSNRLTAGGDIVSCLFNTEQMGEGWSDYLALILTMKPGDAGTDARAIGNYSLGDGPAGPGIRPFPYSTDLGVNPMTYNTINSVSVPHGVGSVWCTMLWDMTWLLIDQYGWDPDLYNGTGGNNIALQLVLEGMKLQPCSPGFVDGRDAILLADQMLYGGANECLIWEAFARRGLGAGADQGSSGSVADGVESYDLGGACVLNISKTSAETMEAGSNMVVTVEVTNNTDADVTNVQITDVIPAEVNYVGGSASCTANFSAGTLTLDLGTMVPGQTIVCTYEVSAPASPFSIINFQDDLESGTAAYTTSEVGIYSWALSSNRVNSGANAWFASNPGEESDQYLVLPSVSGITAQTFLSFWHLYNTELNWDGCVLEISTDGGVNFTDAGGLITQNGYNGTINTNPQSAISGQSAWTGGSGNFIQTIVDLSSFAGQTIDIRWRFASDQFVAAEGWYVDDIFIGDALIDFTNTACVSSTETSTYCDSQYTMILENVAGVEGCTDPTACNYDPAANQDDGSCESLSCAGCTDPTACNYDPTATIDDGGCLTFDECGNCGGTDTSGCTDAGACNYDPAADCDDGSCEFLSCAGCTDPTACNYDATATIDDGGCLALDECGNCGGTDTSGCTDAGACNYDPAADCDDGSCEFLTCAGCTDPAACNYDATATIDDGSCLAFDECGNCGGTDTTGCTDPLACNYDVDADCDDGSCEFATCQGCTDPIACNYDPTATIDDASCLLPTTWYADNDNDNFGDPDNSLEACTQPAGYVADNTDCNDNNNAMYPGAPGTGEDIDNNCDGSIEGAEAAPCLGDFNDDGLINVADLLIFLADFGCTENCIADMNGDNAVNAGDMLIFLGVFDSECP from the coding sequence ATGCGCTTTAAATTGACTGTGGTACTAGCAGCTTTGCTAGTAAGCGTGGGTATGCTTGCTCAAAATTCCGAAGGAAAGATCAAGGATGAGATCCTGCGGAATGGATCCAAAGAAAGACTTACAGAACAAGATATTCGTTCTTCAGTGCTTCTCAGAAGCATTGAAAACAAAGTAGGATATACCTACCACTACATGCAGCAGCATGTAGACGGAATCCCTGTACACAATGCGATCATGAACGTTGTGCTGACGCCAGAAGGTGTGCTGCGTAGTGTGAACGACACGTACGTAGCGGGAATCGATCGTTCGATTGGTGTGAGAGCGCCGGGAATGACCCCAGAAGCGGCTCTCAATGCCGCGGCAAATCACCTCAAGGCAGGAACGGCTTCACCTTCAATTGTTGAATCTCCGCAAGGTGCGGAACAGAAGGGTAAGTTCACTGCGGCAGGTGTTTCCCTCGAAGAAATTCCATTCCAATTGGTTTACACTCCAATCGAAAATGGTCAGGTTATCCTCTCTTGGGAATTTGTGATCCGTACACTTGATCACCAGCACTGGTGGCAAATTCGCGTAAACGCGAGCAACGGAGACTTCCTAAGCAAAAATGACTGGATCACAACGTGTGGTTTCGGAGACGAAGTGCACTCACACAATGCAGAATGCGCTAAGGTAGAAGGACGTAACCCATTGCTCACGCCTGCTTCACCAGCATTGCCGTTGGCAAACTCTTACCGTGTTTACGAAGAGCCAAAAGAATCGCCATACGATGGTGACCGCACACTCGTAGCTTCTCCATGGAACGCTAACCTGACTGCTTCTCCTTTCGGATGGCACGATACGGACGGTGCTTCTGGAGCAGAATTCACGATTACGCGTGGTAACAATGTCTGGGCGCAAGAAGACCGAAACGGTGATAACGGAACTGGTTTCTCTCCTGATGGAGGCGCATCCCTCGATTTTGATTACGCTCTTGACTTGACCCAGGCTCCTGTGACTTACCAGGAGGCGGCAATCACAAACCTTTTCTACTGGAATAACCTCGCACACGACGTGCTTTACAACTACGGTTTCGATGAGGCCAGCGGAAACTTTCAGGTAAACAACTACGGCAATCCAGGACTCGGAAACGACGAAGTTTTGGCGGATGCTCAAGATGGATCAGGTGTGAACAACGCCAACTTCGGAACACCACCTGATGGACAACAACCGCGTATGCAGATGTTCGAGTGGGACGTTGCTCCTGCCCCAACATTCACGGCAAACGGTACAGCTTACAATGCCATCACTGCTGCCTTTGGTGCACAAACAGGTTCTTGGTCAGGCGAACTCGCCTTGGCTGACGATGGCACTGGAGCACCAACAGAAGCGTGTAGCGCACTCATCAATGGTGGGGACGTATCTGGAAAATTCGCTTTGATAGACCGCGGCTCATGTAACTTCACTCAGAAGGTATTGAACGCACAAAACGCCGGTGCCATCGGTGTTGTTGTTGTACAAAATACAGGTGATGCTCCATTCTCAATGGGTGGTGCAGACGCGACGATCACCATTCCTGCCGTGATGGTTTCACTGGCTGATGGAAACGCAATCAAAGCAGCACTTACTTCGGGAACAGTAAACATTGTACTCGACCTTCCAAGCGCAGTGAACCGAGACAGTGATCTAGATAACGGAGTAATCGCTCACGAATATGGGCACGGAGTGTCAAACCGCTTGACTGCAGGTGGTGACATCGTAAGCTGTCTTTTCAACACAGAGCAAATGGGTGAAGGATGGAGTGATTACCTCGCTCTCATCTTGACGATGAAACCAGGAGATGCAGGAACTGACGCTCGTGCGATTGGTAACTACTCGCTTGGTGATGGACCAGCAGGACCGGGTATTCGTCCGTTCCCATATTCAACGGATCTAGGTGTCAACCCAATGACCTACAACACGATCAACTCTGTGAGTGTACCTCACGGTGTCGGTTCAGTATGGTGTACAATGCTATGGGACATGACTTGGCTCTTAATCGACCAGTACGGATGGGATCCAGACCTGTACAATGGAACGGGTGGTAACAACATCGCTCTCCAACTTGTGCTTGAAGGAATGAAGCTTCAGCCATGTTCTCCAGGATTTGTGGATGGACGTGACGCGATTCTACTCGCAGATCAAATGCTTTACGGTGGGGCTAATGAGTGTCTTATCTGGGAAGCATTTGCTCGCCGTGGTCTTGGTGCCGGTGCCGATCAAGGAAGCTCTGGTAGCGTAGCTGACGGTGTTGAATCATACGACCTTGGAGGTGCATGTGTACTCAACATCTCAAAGACTTCAGCGGAAACAATGGAAGCTGGCTCGAACATGGTTGTGACAGTGGAGGTAACGAACAACACTGACGCTGATGTAACGAACGTTCAGATCACAGACGTGATTCCAGCAGAAGTAAACTACGTTGGTGGTTCAGCTTCATGTACAGCGAACTTCAGTGCAGGTACGTTGACTCTTGACCTTGGAACGATGGTTCCAGGCCAGACGATCGTATGTACTTACGAAGTATCAGCTCCGGCATCGCCATTCTCAATCATCAATTTCCAAGATGATCTGGAATCTGGAACCGCCGCTTATACCACTAGCGAAGTGGGCATCTACTCTTGGGCACTTAGCTCGAACCGAGTGAACAGTGGCGCGAACGCATGGTTCGCCTCAAACCCTGGAGAAGAGTCAGATCAATACCTTGTCTTACCAAGCGTATCAGGTATCACAGCTCAGACATTCTTGAGCTTCTGGCACCTGTACAACACAGAGCTGAACTGGGACGGATGTGTTCTTGAAATCTCTACAGATGGAGGTGTCAACTTCACAGATGCAGGCGGACTCATCACCCAAAACGGATACAACGGAACCATCAATACCAATCCACAATCAGCGATTAGCGGACAAAGCGCATGGACTGGTGGTAGCGGGAACTTCATTCAGACGATTGTTGATTTGAGCAGCTTCGCTGGACAGACCATTGACATTCGCTGGAGATTCGCTTCTGACCAATTCGTTGCGGCTGAAGGGTGGTATGTAGATGATATTTTCATCGGAGACGCACTGATCGACTTCACAAATACCGCATGTGTTTCAAGCACTGAGACGTCTACTTACTGTGACTCTCAGTACACGATGATCCTAGAAAACGTAGCAGGAGTTGAAGGATGTACCGATCCGACAGCGTGCAACTATGATCCAGCTGCCAACCAAGACGATGGAAGCTGTGAATCACTGAGCTGCGCAGGTTGTACTGATCCAACGGCATGTAACTACGACCCTACTGCTACCATCGATGACGGTGGATGTCTCACGTTCGACGAATGTGGAAACTGTGGTGGTACGGATACTTCAGGGTGTACTGATGCTGGTGCATGTAACTACGATCCAGCAGCTGACTGTGATGACGGAAGCTGTGAATTCCTATCATGCGCTGGATGTACTGACCCAACTGCTTGTAACTACGATGCGACAGCAACTATCGATGACGGTGGATGTCTCGCACTTGATGAGTGTGGAAACTGTGGTGGAACAGATACATCAGGGTGTACTGACGCTGGTGCATGTAACTACGATCCAGCAGCTGACTGTGATGATGGAAGCTGTGAATTCCTAACGTGTGCAGGGTGTACAGACCCAGCAGCATGTAACTACGATGCTACAGCAACGATCGATGACGGTAGTTGTCTCGCATTTGATGAGTGTGGAAACTGTGGTGGAACAGACACCACGGGTTGTACAGACCCATTAGCATGTAACTACGATGTTGATGCTGATTGTGATGATGGAAGCTGTGAGTTCGCAACATGCCAAGGTTGTACTGATCCTATAGCATGTAACTACGATCCAACAGCCACTATCGACGATGCAAGCTGTCTACTCCCAACAACGTGGTACGCTGACAACGATAATGACAACTTCGGTGACCCAGACAACAGTTTGGAGGCATGTACACAACCAGCAGGTTACGTAGCTGACAACACTGACTGTAACGATAACAACAACGCCATGTACCCAGGAGCTCCTGGAACAGGCGAAGACATCGATAATAACTGTGACGGCTCTATAGAAGGCGCAGAAGCTGCCCCATGTCTAGGAGACTTCAATGACGACGGCCTTATCAACGTAGCAGATCTCTTGATCTTCCTCGCTGACTTCGGCTGTACCGAAAACTGTATCGCAGACATGAATGGTGATAACGCCGTGAACGCAGGAGATATGTTGATCTTCCTTGGGGTGTTTGATTCTGAATGTCCTTAA
- a CDS encoding PQQ-dependent sugar dehydrogenase: protein MKFTPMLSISLLMMSVLFACAEPQAPENQDPVSTDVNYELVVDGLSVPWAMAWLPDGSMLITERDGRLIQFKDGNKTEIGGVPVVVARGQGGLLDICLHPEYASTGWIYLTYSSPDGEERGAHTALMRCKLEGNSLTDQEILYKGAPNTSKGHHFGSRIVFDNDGYLYFSIGERGERDENPQNIYRDGGKIYRLNDDGSIPKDNPFWNDNSAKKAIWSYGHRNPQGLTKHPETGVIWEHEHGPKGGDELNIIEPGKNYGWPVITYGINYSGTKITDETHREGMEQPIHYWIPSIAPSGMTFVDSDKYPDWKGDLLVGSLSFQYLELVEMDGDQVTGRQRLMERIGRVRDVRQGPDGYIYVAVENEGIFRILP from the coding sequence ATGAAATTCACTCCTATGTTGTCTATTTCTCTTTTGATGATGTCTGTTCTTTTCGCTTGCGCGGAACCGCAGGCCCCTGAAAACCAAGATCCGGTTTCCACAGATGTCAACTACGAATTAGTCGTTGATGGGCTTTCTGTTCCATGGGCGATGGCTTGGCTACCTGATGGCTCCATGCTAATCACCGAGCGAGACGGAAGACTCATTCAATTTAAGGATGGAAACAAGACAGAGATTGGTGGTGTCCCAGTGGTAGTCGCACGCGGACAAGGAGGACTGTTAGACATCTGTTTGCACCCTGAATACGCATCAACTGGTTGGATTTACTTGACTTATTCCTCTCCTGATGGGGAAGAACGTGGAGCACACACTGCCTTGATGCGTTGTAAACTAGAAGGTAATTCGCTTACTGACCAGGAGATTTTATACAAAGGCGCTCCTAATACATCCAAAGGACATCACTTCGGATCACGCATCGTATTTGACAACGACGGTTACCTCTATTTCTCGATCGGTGAGCGTGGCGAACGTGATGAAAATCCGCAGAACATCTACCGCGACGGAGGTAAGATCTACCGCCTGAACGACGATGGAAGCATCCCTAAAGACAATCCCTTTTGGAACGACAATAGCGCCAAGAAAGCCATTTGGAGCTATGGCCACCGTAATCCTCAAGGCCTAACCAAACATCCTGAAACTGGTGTCATCTGGGAGCACGAGCACGGACCGAAAGGCGGCGATGAGCTCAATATTATAGAACCAGGTAAGAACTATGGCTGGCCAGTCATTACTTATGGTATCAACTACAGCGGCACCAAAATCACCGACGAAACCCACCGCGAAGGCATGGAGCAACCTATCCACTACTGGATTCCATCGATCGCCCCAAGCGGGATGACCTTCGTTGATTCCGATAAATATCCCGATTGGAAAGGCGACCTTCTGGTGGGCTCACTTTCATTCCAATACCTCGAACTCGTAGAAATGGATGGTGATCAGGTCACCGGACGCCAACGCCTCATGGAACGCATCGGCCGTGTGCGTGATGTACGTCAGGGTCCTGACGGGTACATTTATGTAGCGGTGGAGAATGAAGGGATCTTCCGCATCCTACCGTGA
- a CDS encoding ribonucleotide-diphosphate reductase subunit beta — protein sequence MEITHIIKRDFSTRPFNLDKVTNAIMKAMKAANREDVQGAHMVAGDVHNRLLELKVKDPAFTPTVEQIQDIVETRLMESNYPEVAKVYILYRNKQAEKRKSNIFEKRINLKPYEYPQLYEYVPAIRHSYWIHTEFNFTSDIQDFKSRLTDTERSAIKNTMLAISQIEVAVKSFWGDLYHRMPKPEIGSVGSTFAESEVRHADAYSHLLEILGLNQEFHELKRKPVIMKRVAYLDTALRNSKSTDDREYAEAVLLFSLFIEHVSLFSQFLIIMGFNKHKNMLKGISNVVEATSKEEQIHGDFGIDLIKILKDEHPEWFTPEYFTSVQTMCQKAFEAECGLLDWIFEEGELDFLPKNVIIEFIKNRFNNSLESIGIEKIFDVDETLVSETDWFDEEITGTKHGDFFVKRSVNYSKRTQSITSDDLF from the coding sequence ATGGAAATAACCCACATCATCAAGAGAGATTTCTCTACGCGTCCTTTCAATTTGGACAAGGTCACAAACGCGATCATGAAGGCGATGAAAGCCGCCAATCGTGAAGACGTTCAAGGTGCCCATATGGTAGCTGGTGATGTGCATAACCGTCTGCTCGAATTGAAGGTGAAAGACCCAGCGTTTACACCAACCGTTGAGCAGATTCAGGATATCGTGGAAACACGGTTGATGGAGAGCAACTATCCGGAAGTGGCTAAAGTCTACATCCTTTACCGTAACAAGCAGGCTGAAAAGCGTAAGTCGAACATCTTCGAGAAGCGCATCAACCTCAAGCCTTACGAGTACCCGCAGCTGTACGAATACGTACCTGCGATCCGTCACTCATACTGGATTCACACTGAGTTCAACTTTACGAGCGACATTCAAGATTTCAAATCGCGTCTCACAGACACTGAGCGCAGCGCGATCAAGAACACTATGCTTGCCATCTCCCAGATTGAGGTAGCTGTAAAATCATTCTGGGGTGACCTATACCACCGCATGCCTAAGCCTGAAATCGGGTCTGTAGGATCTACATTCGCGGAAAGTGAAGTGCGTCACGCTGATGCATACTCTCACCTTTTGGAGATTCTTGGGTTGAACCAAGAGTTCCACGAGTTGAAGCGCAAGCCAGTGATCATGAAGCGTGTTGCCTACTTGGACACTGCACTTCGTAACTCGAAGAGCACTGATGACAGAGAATACGCTGAGGCGGTTCTCCTGTTCTCATTGTTCATCGAGCACGTATCCCTCTTCTCTCAGTTCCTCATCATCATGGGCTTCAACAAGCACAAGAATATGTTGAAAGGAATTTCAAACGTTGTTGAGGCGACTTCAAAAGAAGAGCAGATCCACGGTGACTTTGGAATCGACTTGATCAAAATTCTGAAGGATGAACACCCAGAGTGGTTCACTCCAGAATACTTCACATCAGTTCAGACAATGTGCCAGAAAGCATTCGAAGCAGAATGTGGGCTCCTTGACTGGATTTTCGAAGAAGGAGAGCTTGACTTCCTTCCGAAGAATGTGATCATTGAATTCATCAAGAACCGTTTCAACAACTCATTGGAGAGCATCGGAATCGAAAAGATCTTCGACGTAGATGAGACATTGGTTTCTGAAACTGACTGGTTCGATGAAGAGATCACAGGAACTAAGCACGGCGACTTCTTCGTGAAGCGCTCTGTTAACTACAGCAAACGCACCCAAAGTATCACCAGCGACGACCTATTTTAA